In Longimicrobium sp., the genomic stretch TCGGCGTCGACTGGGCCTGCAACGCCCACGCGAAGTGCGTGCGCCCTGACTCGGCGTTCGTGGCGCAGGTGACGGGCCCCCCTCTCCCCCGTAAAACGGGGGAAAGGGTGCACTCCGGGCCCGGTTGAGGCCACCGGGTACTCACCAGTATCGGCCCGCCGCGAGGATGCTCGCGGCGGGCCGATCTACCATTCCCCCATTCCCCATTCCCCACTCCCCATTCCCCACCTCACGGCGCGGGTCCCACCGGCCCCTGCTGATGCGAGTGCCGCCCGCGCAGCGCCATCCGCACCGCGGCCATGCCGTAGCGCGGGATCGCCAGGCCGAAGCCGAGGACGATGGGGAGCCCCGCCGTGCAGATGCGCCAGAAGAGGAAGACCGTCCCGAGGCTCCCACCCAGGTCCCCGGCGGCGCCGCTGGAGAAGGCGAGTTCGATTGCGCCCGCCCCGCCCGGCGTGGGGAGGAAGAGCTGCCCGTAGATCAGCGCGAAGGAGCTGATGGCGAGTACCTGGATCGGCGGCGGGTCGGGGAGGGTCTGCGCCAGCACGGGAAGGACGGCGACGCGGGAGGCCACGCTCATCAGCGTCAGCGGGACGCTCGCCGCCAGCGGCCACCCCAGCGCGCCGCGCACCGACGACCACACGATGCGGCTCCTGCGCGGCTTCCCCGCGGCGCGGCGGCGGCGGTGCACGATCCACCACACCAGCACGCTGCCGATCACCACCGCCACGATCCAGGGCACCACCCAGCGGAACGACTGGATCATCTCCGGCCCGACCCCGCGCCACCACCCAGGCGCGTAGATCAGCCCGGCGATGATCGCCGCGATCGCGACGACCACCGAGTAGCTCACCACCTCCACCGCCAGCAGGGGGATCGCCATCGCCAGCGACACGCCGGCGAAGATCATTCCCCCCAACCGCGCCGGCTCCCCGCCAATGCGCAGCGGCGTCACCACCGCCGCCGCGTCGCCGAAGACGTTGAGGACGAAGACCTCGCGGTACGGCAGCGGGTGCCCCGCTCCTTTCAGAAAGAGGTGGATGCGCAGGGCCCGCAGCGCCAGGTCGGCGGCCACGAGGAGCAGGCAGAGTGCGACGGCCGGCGCGAGCGACAATGCTTCCAACTCCATGCGTGCGAGGGAGATTGGAGGCAGTGCAAGCTACGCACCGGGGGAGGGAAGTAGTGCGTTAGTGCGTTAGTGCGTAAGTGCGATTGACCCCACCCATTTTGTCATACTGAGGAAGCCGCCCACGCGAACTCCGCGGCGGACACCGCACTTCCTGCGGCGACCGAAGGATCTAGCCGGCCAGGCAAGAGGCCAGCAGGTAACCGCGAACCCCTCGGCACGCGCAGTAGATCCTTCGCTCCGCGCCCGAGGTAGGCCAGTGCCGCGCGTCGCTCAGGATGACAGAATGTGGGGCACGGCCACGGGTCTACAACGCACTCACGCACTCACGCACTAACGCACTTTCACAGGTGGATCATCCTTCCATCCACCCCCAGCGCGGCTTCCTTCACCGCCTCGGGCAGCGTGGGGTGCGCGTGGACGGTGCGGGCGATGTCCTCGGCGGAGGCCTGGAACTCGATGGCCGTGGCGAGCTGCGCGATCAGGTCCGAGGCGCGCGGGCCGATGATGTGCGCGCCCAGCATCCGGTCCGTGCGGGCGTCGGCCAGGATCTTCACGAAGCCGTCCGTCTCGCCCATCGCCTTGGCGCGCCCATTGGCCAGGAAGGGGAACTTGCCGGTCTTGTACTCGACGCCCTGCGCCTTCAGCTCCTCCTCGGTGGCGCCGACGGAGGCGATCTCGGGCCAGGTGTAGACGATGTTGGCGACGGCGTCGTAGTTGACGTGGCCGTGCTTTCCCGCGGCGATCTCCACCGCGGCCACGCCCTCGTCCTCCGCCTTGTGCGCCAGCATCCGCCCGCCGATCGCGTCGCCGATGGCGTACACGTTGCCGACGCCGGTGTGGTAGTGGGTGTCCACCTGGATCACGCCGCGCTCCATGCGGATCCCGGCCTCCTCGAAGCCCATCCCCTCCGTGTACGCGCGCCGCCCCACCGACACCAGCAGGTAGTCCGCCTCGATCGGCTCCTGCCCCTCGACGCTGACCACCACCTTGTCGCCGCGCCGCTCGGCGCCGGTCACGCGCGCGCCGGTGCGGATGTCGAAGCCCTGCTTGCGGAAGACGCGGTCGGCCGTCTTCACCACCTCGCCGTCGAGGCCGGTGAGTATCGTGGGCATCGCCTCCAGGATGGTGACTTTTGCGCCCAGCCGCAGCCAGACGCTCCCCAGCTCCATCCCGATCACGCCGCCGCCCACGATCACCAGGTGCTCGGGCACGGCGGGGATGAACTGCGCGCCGGTGGAGTCGATGATCCGCTCGTGGTCGAACTTCAGGAAGGGGAGCTCTACAGGAACGGAGCCCGGCGCCAGGATGATCGTCTTGCCGCGCACCATCTGCGTGCCGCTCTCGCCCGTCACCTCAATGGTCTCGGGCGAGGTCATGCGGCCGAAGCCCCTGATCC encodes the following:
- the lpdA gene encoding dihydrolipoyl dehydrogenase codes for the protein MSEELNFDLVVLGGGPGGYVAAIRAAQMGFKTACIEKETALGGTCLRVGCIPSKALLDSSELFEQIRHKAELHGIRVEGATVDVPTMLARKDAVVKSLTQGVAGLFKKNKIEWIRGFGRMTSPETIEVTGESGTQMVRGKTIILAPGSVPVELPFLKFDHERIIDSTGAQFIPAVPEHLVIVGGGVIGMELGSVWLRLGAKVTILEAMPTILTGLDGEVVKTADRVFRKQGFDIRTGARVTGAERRGDKVVVSVEGQEPIEADYLLVSVGRRAYTEGMGFEEAGIRMERGVIQVDTHYHTGVGNVYAIGDAIGGRMLAHKAEDEGVAAVEIAAGKHGHVNYDAVANIVYTWPEIASVGATEEELKAQGVEYKTGKFPFLANGRAKAMGETDGFVKILADARTDRMLGAHIIGPRASDLIAQLATAIEFQASAEDIARTVHAHPTLPEAVKEAALGVDGRMIHL
- a CDS encoding lysylphosphatidylglycerol synthase domain-containing protein: MSLAPAVALCLLLVAADLALRALRIHLFLKGAGHPLPYREVFVLNVFGDAAAVVTPLRIGGEPARLGGMIFAGVSLAMAIPLLAVEVVSYSVVVAIAAIIAGLIYAPGWWRGVGPEMIQSFRWVVPWIVAVVIGSVLVWWIVHRRRRAAGKPRRSRIVWSSVRGALGWPLAASVPLTLMSVASRVAVLPVLAQTLPDPPPIQVLAISSFALIYGQLFLPTPGGAGAIELAFSSGAAGDLGGSLGTVFLFWRICTAGLPIVLGFGLAIPRYGMAAVRMALRGRHSHQQGPVGPAP